One region of Mycobacteriales bacterium genomic DNA includes:
- a CDS encoding choice-of-anchor P family protein: MRVRMLAAAGLLIVGAGMPLVGAAYADSGSDGGSGTGAAIGGYTADTSSTPVSVQVYEPVIPLPVQPGKPQGELDLSFTNVSSSTGPSNVATASSLWPGAGLGDGFTTLTQTFGLGAADYPVKAQASYPGGPPSSTQGAPPVATMASTADEKSATAAATVADLLPAGNALVDAGQISSRSATTVADDKVSAATTSLAQDLSLAGGLIDIATVRTAATLTSTAADSSSTGALAITGLSIAGFQFSVDQDGVHASGQGQSLPKLPIPGLPTQPVDALKAMGITFSGPTVEKHVAGTTATYQARALEISIDTVPLKNALESLTHYQDTYQQLVGSLPDQLQQVVNNPQVPSLVELGPRIVYDLGLVTAKTTASAQYTYNFPTLPVPGPPVSASLGGTGLPALPGSSMGDLGGVTGPAPSVAPSDQGPVVAGGAQKASALASPFDGLPAWTVLVALAAAAAIGWGLRRLAMMAGMLPAGGAACRLGAGSGVPNLREG; encoded by the coding sequence ATGAGGGTGCGAATGCTGGCCGCGGCCGGCCTGCTGATCGTCGGCGCAGGCATGCCGCTCGTGGGCGCGGCCTACGCCGACAGCGGGTCCGACGGCGGGTCCGGCACCGGCGCCGCGATCGGCGGCTACACCGCCGACACCAGCTCGACGCCGGTGTCCGTGCAGGTCTACGAGCCGGTCATCCCGCTGCCGGTGCAGCCGGGCAAGCCTCAGGGCGAGCTCGACCTGTCGTTCACCAACGTGAGCAGCAGCACCGGCCCGTCGAACGTCGCGACCGCCAGCAGCCTCTGGCCCGGTGCGGGTCTCGGCGACGGCTTCACGACGCTCACCCAGACCTTCGGGCTGGGCGCCGCCGACTACCCGGTCAAGGCCCAGGCGTCCTACCCGGGCGGCCCGCCCTCCTCGACCCAGGGCGCCCCGCCGGTCGCGACGATGGCCAGCACCGCCGACGAAAAGAGCGCCACCGCGGCAGCGACCGTGGCCGACCTGCTGCCCGCGGGCAACGCGCTGGTCGACGCCGGCCAGATCTCCTCGCGAAGCGCCACCACAGTCGCCGACGACAAGGTGAGTGCGGCGACGACCTCGCTCGCCCAGGACCTGTCGCTCGCCGGTGGCCTGATCGATATCGCGACCGTGCGCACCGCCGCGACGCTGACGAGCACGGCGGCCGACTCGTCGTCGACCGGGGCGCTCGCGATCACGGGGCTGAGCATCGCCGGGTTCCAGTTCTCCGTGGACCAGGACGGGGTGCACGCCAGCGGGCAGGGCCAGTCGTTGCCCAAGCTGCCCATCCCCGGGCTGCCGACCCAGCCGGTCGACGCGCTCAAGGCGATGGGCATCACGTTCAGCGGACCGACGGTCGAGAAGCACGTCGCGGGTACGACCGCGACCTACCAGGCGCGGGCTCTCGAGATCTCGATCGACACCGTGCCGCTCAAGAACGCGCTGGAGAGCCTGACGCACTACCAGGACACCTACCAGCAGCTGGTGGGTTCGCTGCCCGATCAGCTTCAGCAGGTGGTCAACAACCCGCAGGTGCCTTCCCTGGTCGAGCTCGGCCCGCGCATCGTCTACGACCTGGGGCTGGTCACCGCCAAGACCACCGCGTCCGCGCAGTACACCTATAACTTCCCGACGCTGCCGGTCCCGGGGCCGCCGGTGAGCGCGTCGCTCGGCGGCACCGGGCTGCCGGCTCTGCCGGGGTCGTCGATGGGTGACCTTGGTGGGGTGACCGGCCCGGCGCCGTCGGTCGCGCCGTCCGACCAGGGACCGGTCGTCGCCGGCGGTGCGCAGAAGGCCAGCGCTCTCGCGTCGCCGTTCGACGGCCTGCCCGCCTGGACCGTGCTCGTCGCGCTCGCGGCGGCTGCTGCGATCGGGTGGGGCCTGCGCCGGCTGGCGATGATGGCGGGCATGCTGCCGGCGGGCGGGGCGGCCTGCCGGCTCGGTGCCGGCAGCGGCGTACCGAACCTGCGGGAGGGATGA
- a CDS encoding ABC transporter ATP-binding protein has protein sequence MADPILEILDVRAAYGRIEVLHGVDLTVPRGSVVALLGPNGAGKTTLLKVISGLMRPTAGHVHLAGVHVNDAGPDDLARAGLCTIPEGRGIFPNLTVRDNLRLVAYAGGSEANVFDTAYSYFPRLGERRNQVAGTLSGGEQQMLAMARALASSPGLLLLDELSMGLAPLIVEQLYSVVAQIAEAGVSVLVVEQFAAMALGVAEYAAVMQGGRITAVGQPDDIGDALSRAYLGGAA, from the coding sequence GTGGCTGACCCCATCCTCGAGATCCTGGACGTGCGCGCGGCCTACGGCCGCATCGAGGTGCTGCACGGCGTCGACCTGACGGTCCCGCGCGGGTCCGTGGTGGCATTGCTCGGCCCCAACGGGGCGGGCAAGACGACACTGCTCAAGGTCATCAGCGGGCTGATGCGCCCGACCGCGGGACACGTCCACCTCGCCGGCGTACACGTCAACGACGCCGGACCCGACGACCTCGCCCGCGCGGGGTTGTGCACGATCCCCGAGGGGCGCGGCATCTTCCCGAACCTCACCGTGCGCGACAACCTTCGGCTGGTGGCCTACGCCGGCGGCAGCGAGGCCAACGTCTTCGACACGGCCTACTCCTACTTCCCGCGGCTCGGGGAGCGGCGTAACCAGGTCGCCGGCACGCTGTCCGGCGGCGAGCAGCAGATGCTGGCGATGGCCCGCGCGCTCGCGAGCAGCCCCGGGCTGCTCCTGCTCGACGAGCTGTCGATGGGACTCGCGCCCCTGATCGTGGAGCAGCTCTACTCCGTGGTGGCCCAGATCGCCGAGGCAGGGGTTTCGGTGCTCGTCGTCGAACAGTTCGCTGCAATGGCGCTCGGTGTCGCGGAGTACGCCGCCGTCATGCAGGGCGGTCGCATCACCGCCGTCGGTCAGCCCGACGACATCGGTGATGCGCTGTCGCGTGCCTACCTCGGGGGAGCGGCATGA
- a CDS encoding pyridoxamine 5'-phosphate oxidase family protein: MLEPIATRPHMPGYGTLPADQGSGLLPWSWAVDRLTRSHDYWVATVRPDGAPHVMPVWGVWLDDAVWFSSALSSRKARNLATNARCSVATDDAHEPVVLEGHADQVSEHNAMQRFTDAVNAKYDATISLEFYAGSGNGVWRVPPGTAFALTEDDFTGSPTRWRF; encoded by the coding sequence ATGCTTGAACCCATCGCGACCCGGCCCCACATGCCCGGCTACGGCACGCTGCCGGCCGACCAGGGGAGTGGTCTGCTGCCGTGGTCGTGGGCGGTCGATCGGCTGACCCGTTCACATGACTACTGGGTCGCCACGGTGCGTCCCGACGGAGCGCCGCACGTCATGCCGGTGTGGGGCGTCTGGCTCGACGACGCGGTGTGGTTCAGCTCGGCCCTGTCTTCTCGCAAGGCCCGCAACCTCGCGACAAATGCTCGATGCAGCGTGGCGACTGACGACGCGCACGAACCGGTCGTGCTGGAGGGCCACGCCGATCAAGTGAGCGAGCACAACGCGATGCAGCGCTTCACCGACGCGGTCAATGCGAAGTACGACGCGACGATCTCGCTCGAGTTCTACGCCGGGAGCGGCAACGGGGTCTGGCGGGTGCCACCCGGCACGGCCTTCGCGCTCACCGAGGACGACTTCACCGGCTCACCGACGCGATGGAGGTTCTGA
- a CDS encoding alkaline phosphatase family protein yields MASYEISRRGLLKGMAATSALWALPAYAGMSRHTSGPPLRKPGSRPFANVPAGTDMLPQIEHIVVVMMENHSFDNYFGMLGRGDGFTLDRRGQPTAVNDDSSGNPVRAYHAPSTCQSHYDVSQSWTASHTAWDYGRMDGFVRGSSRDAMAYWTGADLPYYYDLGRTFVLCDRYFASTMAQTYPNRRFLMAATALGQVSDPLPSPTDPAPPNGTIFDRLNAYGISWKNYFVDLATCMLFPSVPESNPQHLAPTAQFFVDAAAGTLPGFCIVDTEFNQASEENPQDIQTGEEFAARVINAAMTGAAWDKTLLIWTYDEHGGYYDHVRPPRAVPPDGIPPQVTQTYGDLYSYYGLRVPTVVVSPYARKDYVSHVVHDHTSILKLVETKWNLPALTYRDANASNLLDTLDLRGRPAFLDPPTLADPAAPTGAIACYASDPTVPGA; encoded by the coding sequence GTGGCGTCGTACGAGATCTCTCGCCGCGGCCTGCTCAAGGGCATGGCCGCCACCAGTGCGCTGTGGGCCCTTCCGGCCTACGCCGGGATGAGCAGGCATACGTCGGGGCCGCCGCTGCGCAAGCCCGGTAGCCGGCCGTTTGCCAACGTGCCGGCGGGCACCGACATGCTGCCTCAGATCGAGCACATCGTCGTCGTGATGATGGAGAACCACTCCTTCGACAACTACTTCGGCATGCTCGGCCGCGGTGACGGGTTCACCCTCGACCGGCGGGGGCAGCCGACCGCGGTCAACGACGACAGCAGTGGAAATCCGGTGCGGGCCTATCACGCGCCGAGTACCTGCCAGTCGCACTACGACGTCAGCCAGAGCTGGACGGCGAGCCACACCGCCTGGGACTACGGGCGCATGGACGGCTTCGTGCGCGGGTCGAGCCGTGACGCGATGGCCTACTGGACCGGCGCGGACCTGCCCTACTACTACGACCTGGGCCGCACGTTCGTGCTCTGCGATCGCTACTTCGCCTCGACGATGGCTCAGACCTATCCCAACCGCCGGTTCCTCATGGCGGCCACCGCGCTGGGTCAGGTGAGCGATCCGCTGCCGAGCCCCACCGACCCGGCGCCGCCCAACGGCACGATCTTCGACCGGCTCAACGCCTACGGCATCTCGTGGAAGAACTACTTCGTCGACCTCGCGACCTGCATGCTGTTTCCCTCGGTGCCGGAGAGCAACCCGCAGCACCTCGCGCCGACCGCGCAGTTCTTCGTCGACGCAGCCGCGGGCACGCTGCCCGGGTTCTGCATCGTCGACACCGAGTTCAACCAGGCGTCGGAGGAGAACCCGCAGGACATCCAGACAGGTGAGGAGTTCGCGGCTCGGGTCATCAACGCCGCGATGACCGGGGCCGCCTGGGACAAGACCTTGCTGATCTGGACCTACGACGAGCACGGCGGCTACTACGACCACGTGCGGCCGCCGCGCGCGGTGCCTCCCGACGGGATCCCGCCGCAGGTCACGCAGACCTACGGCGACCTCTACTCCTACTACGGCCTGCGCGTCCCCACCGTCGTGGTGTCGCCCTATGCGCGCAAGGACTACGTCTCGCACGTCGTCCACGACCACACGTCGATCCTCAAGCTGGTCGAGACGAAGTGGAACCTGCCGGCGCTCACCTACCGCGACGCCAACGCGAGCAACCTGCTCGACACGCTCGACCTGCGCGGTCGGCCGGCGTTCCTCGACCCGCCGACGCTCGCCGACCCCGCCGCACCGACGGGCGCGATCGCCTGTTACGCCAGCGACCCGACCGTGCCTGGCGCGTAG
- a CDS encoding alkaline phosphatase family protein, with the protein MSSRAGSVLALTLVLAVSAACSNSTSGLGARPATPGLTHATTPSRVPAQSPASAPCSGTPTPPAGQRLVIWIFMENKESASIVGSRNAPYINTLATECGLATNYQAVTHPSLPNYLAATGGSTAGVHSDCSPGDCPVRGRSIFQQLQDAGQSWRSYEESMPSNCAQSSTDGYATKHNPAAYYTAIRERCRQWDVPLGSPQTGPLATALRDGTLPAFSFVTPNICHDMHDCSVSTGDRWLREWIPLITGTPDYRSGRTVVFLTWDEAEGGSDSNHVACLVLAASVPMGLRVGDDFGHYSLLRTTEELLSLPLLGKAASARSMRAAFHL; encoded by the coding sequence ATGTCGTCGCGCGCCGGCTCAGTGCTTGCGCTGACCCTCGTCCTGGCGGTCTCGGCAGCCTGCAGCAACAGCACGTCCGGCCTGGGCGCTCGTCCCGCGACGCCGGGGCTGACTCACGCGACGACTCCCTCGCGGGTGCCGGCGCAGTCACCCGCCAGCGCTCCGTGCAGTGGCACCCCCACCCCGCCCGCCGGCCAGCGGCTCGTCATCTGGATCTTCATGGAGAACAAGGAGTCCGCCTCAATCGTCGGATCGCGGAATGCGCCGTACATCAACACACTTGCCACCGAGTGCGGGCTCGCGACGAACTACCAGGCGGTGACGCATCCGTCGCTGCCGAACTACCTGGCGGCCACCGGCGGCTCCACGGCCGGCGTGCACAGCGACTGCAGCCCGGGTGACTGCCCGGTGCGAGGACGGAGCATCTTCCAGCAGCTCCAAGACGCAGGGCAGTCCTGGCGCTCCTACGAGGAGTCGATGCCTTCGAACTGCGCGCAGTCGTCGACGGACGGCTACGCGACGAAGCACAACCCAGCGGCCTACTACACGGCGATCCGGGAGCGCTGCCGGCAGTGGGACGTACCGTTGGGCAGCCCGCAGACCGGACCGCTCGCGACGGCGCTGCGCGACGGCACGCTTCCTGCCTTCAGCTTCGTGACGCCCAACATCTGTCACGACATGCACGACTGCTCGGTCTCGACCGGCGATCGCTGGCTGCGGGAGTGGATCCCGCTCATCACCGGCACGCCCGACTACCGCAGCGGGCGCACCGTCGTGTTTCTGACTTGGGACGAGGCCGAGGGCGGCAGCGACAGCAACCACGTCGCCTGCCTGGTCCTCGCGGCATCCGTCCCCATGGGACTGCGAGTCGGCGACGACTTCGGCCACTACTCCCTGCTGCGTACGACGGAAGAGCTGCTCTCACTACCGCTACTGGGCAAGGCCGCATCGGCCCGTTCAATGCGTGCCGCCTTCCACCTGTGA
- a CDS encoding class I SAM-dependent methyltransferase yields the protein MGFYDDRVLPHFINAAMNNKHLRDIRARVCGDLKGDVVEIGFGTGHNLPFLPAGVATVRAVEPSQRSVRLAASRMAATRAAVEVVGLDGQRLEVDDASADAVLCTWSLCTIPDPVAAVKEMRRVLRPGGTLHFAEHGRSPDTAVRRWQDRLNGLQRKIAGGCNLNRDIPAIIREGGFDIGRLETFYNQGTPKFIGYTYEGTASAG from the coding sequence ATGGGCTTCTACGACGACCGCGTGCTGCCGCACTTCATCAACGCGGCGATGAACAACAAGCACCTTCGGGACATTCGCGCGCGGGTCTGCGGCGACTTGAAGGGCGACGTCGTCGAGATCGGATTCGGGACCGGCCACAACCTGCCGTTCCTGCCCGCCGGCGTCGCGACCGTGCGGGCGGTCGAGCCGTCGCAACGGTCGGTGCGGTTGGCTGCATCTCGGATGGCGGCGACGCGCGCTGCCGTCGAGGTGGTCGGTCTCGACGGTCAACGGCTCGAGGTCGACGACGCCTCGGCGGATGCGGTGCTGTGCACGTGGAGCCTCTGCACGATCCCCGATCCGGTCGCTGCCGTGAAGGAGATGCGGCGCGTCCTTCGGCCGGGCGGCACGTTGCACTTCGCCGAGCACGGTCGCTCGCCGGATACCGCCGTACGCCGGTGGCAGGACCGGCTCAACGGCCTCCAGCGGAAGATCGCCGGGGGCTGCAACCTCAACCGCGACATTCCCGCCATCATCCGCGAGGGTGGCTTCGACATCGGCAGGCTGGAGACGTTCTACAACCAGGGGACGCCGAAGTTCATCGGTTACACGTACGAGGGCACGGCTTCAGCCGGCTGA
- a CDS encoding RidA family protein, with protein MIEDRLRELGFTLPPVFPPAGNYLGCVVDGDLVHVGGHGPVNGDRIVTGKVGADLTLEQGREAARMAALSMLATLSAELGGLDRVSRVVKLFGMVNCAPGFNRTPAVIDGASDLLVEIFGDAGRHARSAVGMAELPFDIAVEVEMTVRIA; from the coding sequence GTGATCGAGGACCGCTTGCGCGAGCTGGGTTTCACGCTGCCCCCGGTGTTCCCTCCGGCCGGCAACTATCTGGGCTGCGTCGTCGACGGCGACCTCGTCCATGTCGGCGGGCACGGTCCGGTCAACGGCGACCGCATCGTGACCGGCAAGGTCGGCGCCGACCTGACCCTCGAGCAGGGCCGCGAGGCCGCGCGCATGGCGGCGCTCTCGATGCTGGCGACGTTGAGCGCGGAGCTCGGTGGCCTGGACCGTGTGAGCCGCGTCGTCAAGCTCTTCGGCATGGTCAACTGCGCGCCGGGATTCAACCGGACGCCGGCCGTCATCGACGGCGCCAGCGACCTGCTCGTAGAGATCTTCGGCGACGCGGGACGACACGCGCGCAGTGCCGTGGGGATGGCGGAGCTGCCGTTCGACATCGCGGTCGAGGTCGAGATGACCGTGCGAATCGCCTGA
- a CDS encoding ABC transporter ATP-binding protein: MALLEVDNVVVRFGGVTAVDRATFTAEAGDVTGLIGPNGAGKTTLFNVITGLQSPGAGVVRFDGSDITGYTTHQRARLGIARTFQRLEAFGSLSVWDNVLTAAEIHRRWQRDAGDPRHVTADLVERVGIAGFSHQRADSVPTGTARLLELARALAIEPRLLLLDEPSSGLGESETETFGDLLRVLALDGRAVLMVEHDMDLVMRVCDVIHVLDFGQVIATGTPAEIRANPKVMQAYLGTYADVVTSAEQVESEEVEAPRG, translated from the coding sequence GTGGCTCTTCTTGAGGTCGACAACGTGGTCGTCCGCTTCGGCGGGGTGACCGCGGTCGACCGCGCGACGTTCACGGCGGAGGCCGGCGACGTGACGGGCCTGATCGGGCCGAACGGCGCCGGCAAGACGACGTTGTTCAACGTCATCACCGGCCTGCAGTCGCCGGGTGCGGGTGTCGTCCGCTTCGACGGATCCGACATCACCGGCTACACGACGCACCAGCGCGCACGCCTGGGCATCGCGCGCACGTTCCAGCGGCTCGAGGCGTTCGGCTCGCTGTCGGTCTGGGACAACGTGCTCACCGCCGCGGAGATCCACCGGCGCTGGCAGCGCGACGCAGGTGACCCCAGGCACGTCACGGCCGACCTCGTCGAGCGTGTCGGCATCGCCGGGTTCTCCCACCAGCGGGCCGACTCCGTGCCCACCGGCACGGCGCGACTGCTCGAGCTGGCCCGAGCGCTCGCCATCGAGCCCCGGCTGCTGCTCCTCGACGAGCCGTCGTCGGGGCTCGGGGAGAGCGAGACCGAGACGTTCGGCGACCTGCTGCGGGTGCTCGCACTGGACGGGCGGGCGGTCCTCATGGTCGAGCACGACATGGATCTCGTGATGCGGGTATGCGACGTCATCCACGTGCTCGACTTCGGGCAGGTCATCGCGACTGGCACCCCGGCCGAGATCCGGGCTAACCCGAAGGTGATGCAGGCGTATCTCGGGACCTACGCCGACGTTGTCACCTCTGCGGAGCAGGTCGAGAGCGAGGAGGTCGAGGCACCCCGTGGCTGA
- a CDS encoding putative protein N(5)-glutamine methyltransferase, translating to MTVDGDLVARLRAAGCVFAGDEARLLLGEAASPSELAALLARRESGEPLEQVLGWVEFCGRRVHVAPGVFVPRRRTEWLVSCAAAVTPAGAVLVELCCGVGAVARVLGEATRCRELHAADIDPIAVACAKRNLDSVGGEVWCGDLYDALPGRLRGRIDVLVANAPYVPSSDVSSMPREAREHEPLHALDGGSDGVDVQRRIASAAGDWLSPRGHLLVETSGRQGPLTVAAFRAGGLAARVERDEELDATVVIGSHL from the coding sequence GTGACCGTCGACGGCGACCTGGTGGCGCGACTGCGTGCCGCCGGCTGCGTCTTTGCCGGAGACGAGGCGCGGTTGCTGCTGGGTGAAGCAGCCTCTCCGTCGGAGCTGGCAGCGCTGCTCGCGCGCCGCGAGTCCGGTGAGCCGTTGGAGCAGGTGCTCGGCTGGGTCGAGTTCTGCGGTCGTCGCGTGCACGTCGCCCCGGGTGTCTTCGTGCCGCGTCGGCGTACGGAGTGGTTGGTGTCGTGCGCCGCCGCCGTCACGCCGGCCGGCGCGGTCCTCGTCGAGCTGTGCTGCGGTGTCGGCGCGGTGGCGCGGGTCCTGGGCGAGGCGACCCGTTGCCGGGAGCTGCATGCGGCCGACATCGACCCGATCGCCGTGGCTTGCGCGAAGCGCAACCTGGATTCCGTCGGCGGTGAGGTGTGGTGCGGGGACCTGTATGACGCGTTGCCGGGTCGCCTGCGCGGCCGCATCGACGTGCTCGTGGCGAATGCGCCGTACGTCCCGTCAAGCGACGTTTCGTCGATGCCGCGAGAGGCGCGCGAGCACGAGCCGTTGCACGCTCTGGACGGTGGGTCGGACGGGGTCGACGTTCAGCGACGCATCGCCTCGGCGGCCGGCGATTGGCTCTCACCGCGCGGGCACCTTCTTGTCGAGACCAGCGGTCGGCAGGGGCCGCTGACCGTCGCGGCGTTCCGGGCGGGCGGGCTGGCCGCGCGGGTCGAGCGCGACGAGGAGCTCGACGCCACCGTCGTCATCGGCTCGCACTTGTGA